Proteins encoded together in one Bactrocera neohumeralis isolate Rockhampton chromosome 4, APGP_CSIRO_Bneo_wtdbg2-racon-allhic-juicebox.fasta_v2, whole genome shotgun sequence window:
- the LOC126754568 gene encoding protein phyllopod isoform X2 yields the protein MLTIRQMFFILYNHPLSDDKYLCFSCNNWLINWYSLQTLNSNDAESPSGNFRLQMNSMMHKEDAENQHPQSQNVSHWQTNTQLYRPIAKVLPNIKAKARYDQGVPLQEESFIEEGKKCAMRFQPKCRDRFWYSTKQKMLSRSSRLRRKLIKHKTFVGHRTNLSIKTESTCEEKNVADVYKENPKEKCSYIPKKDLQLASEITNIGNNENIYTKFNGHAIIDNERWLKRPLIDGKVVSMLRRLGTTVSRNIFNKSTNSSRLLVPQIMSPTESKPRWTRQLDDDEIVLHFNSAISEVLPQVIKEDQQKLSEKYHVPEIIAVRKAKRKLTYQVSVDKDVSQCIYPVLPEGLSISLV from the exons ATGCTGACAATACGGCAGATGTTTTTCATCCTTTACAATCAT cCACTAAGCGATGATAAATACCTATGTTTCAGTTGCAATAATTGGCTGATAAACTGGTACTCACTGCAGACATTGAACAGCAACGACGCAGAAAGCCCTTCTGGCAACTTTCGTCTTCAAATGAATAGTATGATGCATAAAGAGGACGCTGAGAATCAACATCCACAATCGCAGAATGTGTCCCATTGGCAAACGAATACACAATTATACCGCCCAATAGCTAAGGTCCTCCCGAACATAAAAGCTAAAGCACGCTATGACCAAGGAGTACCACTGCAAGAAGAAAGCTTTATTGAAGAGGGGAAAAAATGTGCCATGAGATTTCAACCGAAATGTCGTGATCGATTTTGGTAttcgacaaaacaaaaaatgctatCAAGGTCTTCGAGACTACGACGAAAACTCATAAAGCACAAAACTTTCGTTGGTCATCGTACTAACCTATCTATTAAGACAGAGAGTACTtgtgaagagaaaaatgtggcTGATGTTTATAAAGAGAAcccaaaagaaaaatgttcatatataccaaaaaaagatttgcaattggcttctgaAATAACTAATATCGGAAACAATGAAAACATATATACTAAATTCAATGGGCACGCAATTATTGACAACGAGCGATGGTTAAAGCGTCCTTTGATAGATGGGAAAGTAGTATCTATGTTACGCCGTTTAGGAACTACAGTTTCccgtaatatatttaataagagCACAAACTCTTCAAGGTTATTAGTTCCGCAAATAATGAGTCCTACTGAATCAAAACCTCGTTGGACGCGCCAGCTGGATGATGATGAAATTGTACTCCACTTTAATTCAGCAATATCGGAAGTACTGCCACAAGTAATTAAAGAGGATCAACAAAAACTCAGCGAGAAGTATCATGTACCGGAAATTATAGCTGTGAGAAAGGCAAAGAGGAAATTAACGTATCAAGTATCAGTTGATAAAGATGTTAGTCAATGCATTTACCCTGTGTTACCTGAAGGCCTGAGTATTTCTTTAGTTTAA
- the LOC126754568 gene encoding protein phyllopod isoform X1 — protein MSKISSEFLKRTCLICGCHTNQTINIYEPRSGPNIVELIQAKFKFQPLSDDKYLCFSCNNWLINWYSLQTLNSNDAESPSGNFRLQMNSMMHKEDAENQHPQSQNVSHWQTNTQLYRPIAKVLPNIKAKARYDQGVPLQEESFIEEGKKCAMRFQPKCRDRFWYSTKQKMLSRSSRLRRKLIKHKTFVGHRTNLSIKTESTCEEKNVADVYKENPKEKCSYIPKKDLQLASEITNIGNNENIYTKFNGHAIIDNERWLKRPLIDGKVVSMLRRLGTTVSRNIFNKSTNSSRLLVPQIMSPTESKPRWTRQLDDDEIVLHFNSAISEVLPQVIKEDQQKLSEKYHVPEIIAVRKAKRKLTYQVSVDKDVSQCIYPVLPEGLSISLV, from the exons atgtcaaaaatatcaTCAGAATTTTTAAAGAGAACTTGCTTAATCTgcggctgccatacaaatcaaACTATCAACATCTACGAACCGAGAAGTGGGCCTAATATTGTTGAATTAATTCAAGCGAAATTCAAATTTCAG cCACTAAGCGATGATAAATACCTATGTTTCAGTTGCAATAATTGGCTGATAAACTGGTACTCACTGCAGACATTGAACAGCAACGACGCAGAAAGCCCTTCTGGCAACTTTCGTCTTCAAATGAATAGTATGATGCATAAAGAGGACGCTGAGAATCAACATCCACAATCGCAGAATGTGTCCCATTGGCAAACGAATACACAATTATACCGCCCAATAGCTAAGGTCCTCCCGAACATAAAAGCTAAAGCACGCTATGACCAAGGAGTACCACTGCAAGAAGAAAGCTTTATTGAAGAGGGGAAAAAATGTGCCATGAGATTTCAACCGAAATGTCGTGATCGATTTTGGTAttcgacaaaacaaaaaatgctatCAAGGTCTTCGAGACTACGACGAAAACTCATAAAGCACAAAACTTTCGTTGGTCATCGTACTAACCTATCTATTAAGACAGAGAGTACTtgtgaagagaaaaatgtggcTGATGTTTATAAAGAGAAcccaaaagaaaaatgttcatatataccaaaaaaagatttgcaattggcttctgaAATAACTAATATCGGAAACAATGAAAACATATATACTAAATTCAATGGGCACGCAATTATTGACAACGAGCGATGGTTAAAGCGTCCTTTGATAGATGGGAAAGTAGTATCTATGTTACGCCGTTTAGGAACTACAGTTTCccgtaatatatttaataagagCACAAACTCTTCAAGGTTATTAGTTCCGCAAATAATGAGTCCTACTGAATCAAAACCTCGTTGGACGCGCCAGCTGGATGATGATGAAATTGTACTCCACTTTAATTCAGCAATATCGGAAGTACTGCCACAAGTAATTAAAGAGGATCAACAAAAACTCAGCGAGAAGTATCATGTACCGGAAATTATAGCTGTGAGAAAGGCAAAGAGGAAATTAACGTATCAAGTATCAGTTGATAAAGATGTTAGTCAATGCATTTACCCTGTGTTACCTGAAGGCCTGAGTATTTCTTTAGTTTAA